The genomic stretch TATGCAATACTTGGGAGAAATTAACCAAGAAGGCATCACAATTATCTGCTCTTTACACTTTTTAACTTTGGCAAGAAGATATGGAAATAGAGTTCTTGCCCTGAAAGACGGAAAAAAGGTTTTCGAGGGTGTCCCAAATGAAATTGATAATATCCGCTTCAAAGAAATTTACGGACAGGATGCCGAAGAGATTTAAGATTAAAGAGTTAACGACTATATTTGGGAATATCCTAAAAGCAATTTAGAATTTACTCTTAGGGACAAGATATTTTCGTAAAGACCTATTTACCGATTATCTCATTGGGGATATTTTAGTTTAGCTAAATGCCTTATAGGTTTAAGCTATGGGGTCTGGTAATACTTTGCCTATTACAAGCTCTTATAATTCTGTAACAAATCTCTTACACTTCTCTTACGGGATAAGAGCAGTGTAAGAGAAGTGTTACTGGGTTATTAGCTAATCTACTTCGCAACATTCAATTATATCTCTAAAAGCAATACGGACAAAAAGACCCTTGCTGCACCCAACCATAAATTTATTCTGCGGCATTCATTTGTTCTCTAAAAAATGTTTTGTTTACTTTATTTTTCCAAAACATAAAGGGCATAAGTCCCGCTTGCCTGTTTCGGAGACATACTATTTTGCTGTGATGCCATAAAACTATCTCCGTAAAACTCTTTTTAATCTGCTTTCACTCTGCCGATTTCACGGGTGAGCTCTTGCTTGATTTGAAGATTTTGCTTGACATATTAAAGATGAATTTTCTTAATGGATTTATAAATGAAAATCGATCATAAAATCGGTTTGATGGGAATAGTAACCGTTAACTACGGAAATAGATAGCTACTTTGGATAGCTATTTTTTTTGAGTGAAATTGGCTTTAAAAGTAAGAGAAAAATAGTTAAAGATTGATAAATTTATAGGAAATGGCAAAACAATGCTGCGGTTTTGCCCGTTTCCCAGAGCAGCGAAGGAAGTTATCGTAAGCTAAAAAGCGAAGAAGATAACTTGTTGATAACAAAAACGATAGTGTGTCGTTTTGGCAGTAATATAAGAATGAGGCAAAAAAATGGAGTTTTACAGAGTTCAAATTGAAGAGATAGCGAAGAAGATCTGCCAGGAATTACATCTTGCAGTGTATGACATCGATGAAAAGATTTCTGCCAAAGGGCGGATCATCACAGTATATCTTACCAAAGTGGGAGGAGTTTCCTTGGATGAATGTGCCGCCTTCAGTCGCTCTTTGAGTAACGAACTGGATACTTTTGACCTCATTCCGGAGCGTTATTTTTTGGAGGTCTCTTCTCCTGGACTGGAACGTCCCTTAAAACTTAAAAGCCATTATGTGAGCGCCATAAACGAAAAAGTGGCGGTTCAATATAATGTGGGAGAGGAAAAAAAATCCGTGATGGGGACATTGACGGAAGTAAATCAAGATACGATTGTGCTTGATGACCGAGGCACGGTGATGGAAATTCCGTTCAAATCCATCCTCCGTGCAAAGACAGTATATTTAGCCACAGAGAGGAGGAGGGGTTAAGATAATGAGTACAAATATAGTTGAAGCCCTAAGCAAACTGGCAGCTGTAAAACAGTTGGATAAGGAAGTGATTCAGAATATCATTCTGGAATCCGTAACATCTACTTTACAAAAGCGTTTGACACCCGAGGCAGAATTAAAAGTGTATGTGGATGATTTAAGCGGAAGCGTAAAAGTTCAGTTCAAAAGTGTGGTGGTGGAAAGAGAAGAAGGTTTGGGACAGATATCTTTAATGGAAGCAAAAGCAGAATATAATCCCAATGCTCAGCCGGGAGAAATGATAGAAAAAACAATGTCACTCTACGAATTTGAGCCGAAATTGGTGAAGACCGTGCAGAAAATTATCCAAGATAAAATACGGATGCTGGAAGACGAGAAAATCCAAAACGATTTCAATAAACAAAAGCATACCATCGTTACCGGCAAAATAAAGGCAATTGATGATTTTGGCGGTTACATAATTGATATTGGCTATTCGGACGCTTTGCTGCCTCTTGATGAACAGATTGAAAATGAATTTTATCGAGTGGGAGAAAATATCAGAGCTTATGTAGTGAACATTCGCACTGGCAAAAAAGGGGTGATCATTGTCCTCTCCCGCACTAATCCTGAATTTGTAAAAAAACTGTTTGAGGCGGAAATTCCCGAAATCTTCAGCGAAGAGATAAAAATTAGAAAAATCGTGCGTGAGCCCGGAATTAGAACAAAAGTGGAATTGGAAACGGATAACCCGAAAATTGATCCCATCGTTGCTTGTATTGGGCCCAAAGGAACCCGCATTGATACGCTGCGCAAAGAATTACACGGAGAACAAATAGATATCGTAGTGCATAGTGAAGATCCCGAAAAAATGATTGAAAATGCTCTTGGCATTTCTGGGATTAAACAGGTAATTATCGAAAGAAATCACTCTGCCAGCGTTATAGTTGATGAAGCAGATAAATTGACGGCGATCGGCAAACAGGGTAAAAATGTGAAGCTGGCTGCCAAACTGGTGGGAATGAAAATAGATATTTACACAATGCCCGAATTTGAAGAAAAGATGGCTAAAGAGCGTAGAACCGTTAGCCATATAACTGAATTGGATGGTGTAACTCCCAAACTTGCAGAGGTCTTAAAAAATGCCGGCTATACCAGCGTTCAAGATATTTTCACTGCTTCTCTGGATGAGCTTAAAAACCTGGAAGGTATGGGACAAAAAACAGCGGAACGGCTGAAAGAAGCAGCAAAGTATTTCTAATGCCGAATAAAAATAGTAAAGCAATGCACCTTCCAATTAGAACTTGCGTGGTCTGCCAGAAAAAGATTGACCAGAATCGTCTGCTCAATTTTTTTCTCACACCAAGTGGAATTGTGTTTGATTGTAACCGCAAAATTCAGGTGCGTAAGCTTTATTTATGCCCTTCGGAAGAATGTTTTAACGGGCTATCAAAATGGTTGAAAAAAGCCAAAAAAAGAAAAAATGGGAGAAAAATTGAATCCTAAGATTATTACTTTGATGCAATTTGCCCGTAAAGCAGGAAAATTGGTTTCCGGTTTTGATGCCTGCGAACGCTCCCTGAACAAAAAAAACATAGCCCTGGTAATTTTGGCAGAGGATAGCTCGGAACGCACAAAAGAAAAAATTAAAAAATATGCTGAAACCACCGGAAACCGTAATAAAATTATTGAAACGGGAAACCAGATAGAAATAAGCGCCGCTTTGGGTTTGCCTCTAACAGGGGTGTTTGGCATAACGGACAAAAGTTTTGCTGGTAAAATTATGGAATATTGGCTCTCTGAAACAGAGAGGAGGAAACATTGACAGTAAGAGTTTATGATTTAGCCAAAGAGCTGAAAATAAGCACTATGGCACTAAAAAAACATCTAACGGACCTGGGTGTGTCCGTTAAAAGCCATATGAGCTTAATTGATGAAGAAGTCGCAGATAAAATACGCCTGAAATATAAAGAACAAGAAGATGCCGAAAAAAGAGCGGAAAAAGATCGCAAACGCTTGATAGAAATGCGTCAAGCCGCCAAAGTCAAACAGGAAACACCCGAGCCGGAAGTAAAAAAAGAACCGGAACCCGCTCCTCCTGTTGTAGAAACAGTTGTAACTCCTCCTCCTAAAGAAGAAATTAAAATAGCCCAAGAAGAGGAAATAAAACCTCCTATCCCTGAAAAACCAAAGCCCGTAGTGGAAAAACCGGTGGAAAAACCAGTGGAACAACCCCCCAAACCAGTTTTCGAAAAGCCAAAAACAGCTCAGAAACCAAGAACGGAAACAACTGCTCCCAAACCAGGAGTAGGCCCCAAACCGGGATTACATAAAAAAGAATATCACAGAAATCAACCGCCTCCAAGCACGGTTGCCAAACCTGTTGTTGTTCCTGCAGTTACCGAGCCGGGTAGAGAAAGTGAACCCAAAAAATTCGGTAAAGCCAAAATCAGCCATGAAGAACTCGGCGATAAAAGCAAACATAAAAAAGCCATTATCTCCAGCACCAAAAAAACCAAACAAAAATTGGTGGAAACGGTAGAAATTGACGAAGCGGAAATTTCCCGCAATATAAAAAAGACACTGCAAAAAAGCTCCAAACGCAAAAAATACCATCGCGAAGCACAAAATGTAGAAAACCGCAGCAATGAAATTGTGATTAGAGAATTTACTTCCGTTAGTGAGCTTGCCAAAATTATGAATGTCCCTCCTTCGGAAATTATTTCCAAATTCTTTATGATGGGTCAGCTGGTTACGATGAATCAAAGATTGGATAAGGACTCCTTGGAGATGATCTGCGATGAATTTAAGGTGGACTACCGTTTTGAAGATGAATACGGAATGGATATCATAGATAAAGAACACGAACAATTTAACGAAGTTAAAGAAGAAAAACGCCCGCCGGTAGTTACAATTATGGGTCATGTGGATCATGGCAAAACCTCCATTTTGGATTATATTCGCAATTCAAATGTGGTGGCAGGTGAATCGGGTGGCATCACTCAACACATCGGAGCTTATCAGATTGAAATTAACAAACATAAAATAACCTTTTTGGATACTCCCGGTCACGAAGCATTTACGGCAATGCGAGCCAGGGGTGCAAATGTAACTGATATAGCCATAATAGTGGTTTCAGCCACAGAAGGCATTAAAGCTCAAACCCGCGAAGCAATAGATCATGCAAAAGCCGCTCAAGTGGCTATGATTATCGCGATCAATAAAGTTGACCTCCCGGAGGCAAATGTAGATAAGGTCATATCCCAACTTTTAGATGCAGGTGTCTTTCTGGAACAATATGGTGGCGATATCCCTTGGTGTAGAACTTCAGTCGTAACCGGAGAAGGCATATTAAATCTGATAGAACTTATTCTCTTAACGGCAGAATTGCTCGATTTGAAAGCCAAGCGCGAAGTTCCTGCCTCAGCTGTAGTTATTGAAGCCGGTATGGATGCCAGAATGGGACCTTTTGCTACAATTTTAATGCAGGAAGGAACTCTGCGTAAAAGTGACATTGTGGTTTGTGGAGCAGTGCATGGCAGAATTAGAAAAATGGAAAATGAGCGGGGCAGTGAGCTTAAAGTTCTTTACCCTTCAGATGTAGCCCGTATTTATGGTTTATCCGACACACCCAAGGCAGGTGATTTCTTAAATCAGGTAGATACTGAAAAGATGGCTCGCAGCATTAGTGTGGAACGACAACAGATTCGTCTTGAGCGCGAAAAATATCTGAATAAGAGTTCTCTGCAAAATATATATGCCCGCATCAAAGAAGAGCAGATAAATACTCTGAATGTAATCTTGAAGACAGATACAGATGGATCTGCCGAAGCACTTGCCGATAGTTTTCAAAAGCTTTCCAACGATGAAGTAAGCGTTTCCATCATTCATAAAAGCGTAGGCGGAATAAGTGAAGCGGATGTTTCATTGGCTGCCGCTTCGGATGCCATAATTATTGGCTTTCATGTTCGCGCTTCCCATCTGGCAAGAAAGCTGGCAGAAGATGAAGGCGTGCAAATAAAAATTTATCAAGTGATTTATGATGCTATGGAAGATTTGCGGAGCGCCTTGGAAGGAATGTTGAAACCGGAATATGAAGAACAAGTTATTGGCTCCGCCACAGTGCGCCAAGTATTTAAAATCAAGAAAGTGGGAACCATTGCCGGTTGCCAAGTTGACAAAGGAATTATGCAGGCAAATTGTAAAATTCGTTTATACCGAGACGATGTTTTGGTGACCGAAGATACCGTTAGTTCTTTAAAACACTATGCGGATGATGTAAAAGAAGTCCGTGCCGGTTCTGAATGCGGCATTTCTTTGGCAAACTACACTGATATCAAAGAAGGCGATATCCTGGAAGCGTTTGTGGTTAATGAGGTTAACAAAAAGCTGCAATGAAAAATTATCGTATCCCTCGTTTGCAAGAGGAATTGAAAAAAATCTGTAATATTGCACTCTCCCAAAAATTGAATGACCCTAAACTGGTTTGGGTGCAAATAACGGATGTAGTCCTTTCGAAGGATTTACATTATGCCAAGTTGTATTTTTCACATTATAACAATCCCGCCAGTCATAACCAAATCAGGGAACTCCTGATTAAGTCATCTGGCTTTATAAAAAAACAAATAGCAGGAGCACAAATTATGAGAACCATCCCCGAACTCTCTTTCTACTATGATGAGACAGAAGATCGCGCCGCAAAAGTGGATTCCCTTCTTGCCTCGCTTAAAGATGATTTTGACGATGACGATGATGAAGACCAGGATATCGATCTGGACGACTATTTGGATGATGATGACGACTTCTTTGGTTTCGATGAGGACGAAGA from Candidatus Cloacimonas sp. encodes the following:
- the rimP gene encoding ribosome maturation factor RimP is translated as MEFYRVQIEEIAKKICQELHLAVYDIDEKISAKGRIITVYLTKVGGVSLDECAAFSRSLSNELDTFDLIPERYFLEVSSPGLERPLKLKSHYVSAINEKVAVQYNVGEEKKSVMGTLTEVNQDTIVLDDRGTVMEIPFKSILRAKTVYLATERRRG
- the nusA gene encoding transcription termination factor NusA — encoded protein: MSTNIVEALSKLAAVKQLDKEVIQNIILESVTSTLQKRLTPEAELKVYVDDLSGSVKVQFKSVVVEREEGLGQISLMEAKAEYNPNAQPGEMIEKTMSLYEFEPKLVKTVQKIIQDKIRMLEDEKIQNDFNKQKHTIVTGKIKAIDDFGGYIIDIGYSDALLPLDEQIENEFYRVGENIRAYVVNIRTGKKGVIIVLSRTNPEFVKKLFEAEIPEIFSEEIKIRKIVREPGIRTKVELETDNPKIDPIVACIGPKGTRIDTLRKELHGEQIDIVVHSEDPEKMIENALGISGIKQVIIERNHSASVIVDEADKLTAIGKQGKNVKLAAKLVGMKIDIYTMPEFEEKMAKERRTVSHITELDGVTPKLAEVLKNAGYTSVQDIFTASLDELKNLEGMGQKTAERLKEAAKYF
- a CDS encoding DUF448 domain-containing protein, coding for MPNKNSKAMHLPIRTCVVCQKKIDQNRLLNFFLTPSGIVFDCNRKIQVRKLYLCPSEECFNGLSKWLKKAKKRKNGRKIES
- a CDS encoding ribosomal L7Ae/L30e/S12e/Gadd45 family protein, whose amino-acid sequence is MNPKIITLMQFARKAGKLVSGFDACERSLNKKNIALVILAEDSSERTKEKIKKYAETTGNRNKIIETGNQIEISAALGLPLTGVFGITDKSFAGKIMEYWLSETERRKH
- the infB gene encoding translation initiation factor IF-2, with the translated sequence MTVRVYDLAKELKISTMALKKHLTDLGVSVKSHMSLIDEEVADKIRLKYKEQEDAEKRAEKDRKRLIEMRQAAKVKQETPEPEVKKEPEPAPPVVETVVTPPPKEEIKIAQEEEIKPPIPEKPKPVVEKPVEKPVEQPPKPVFEKPKTAQKPRTETTAPKPGVGPKPGLHKKEYHRNQPPPSTVAKPVVVPAVTEPGRESEPKKFGKAKISHEELGDKSKHKKAIISSTKKTKQKLVETVEIDEAEISRNIKKTLQKSSKRKKYHREAQNVENRSNEIVIREFTSVSELAKIMNVPPSEIISKFFMMGQLVTMNQRLDKDSLEMICDEFKVDYRFEDEYGMDIIDKEHEQFNEVKEEKRPPVVTIMGHVDHGKTSILDYIRNSNVVAGESGGITQHIGAYQIEINKHKITFLDTPGHEAFTAMRARGANVTDIAIIVVSATEGIKAQTREAIDHAKAAQVAMIIAINKVDLPEANVDKVISQLLDAGVFLEQYGGDIPWCRTSVVTGEGILNLIELILLTAELLDLKAKREVPASAVVIEAGMDARMGPFATILMQEGTLRKSDIVVCGAVHGRIRKMENERGSELKVLYPSDVARIYGLSDTPKAGDFLNQVDTEKMARSISVERQQIRLEREKYLNKSSLQNIYARIKEEQINTLNVILKTDTDGSAEALADSFQKLSNDEVSVSIIHKSVGGISEADVSLAAASDAIIIGFHVRASHLARKLAEDEGVQIKIYQVIYDAMEDLRSALEGMLKPEYEEQVIGSATVRQVFKIKKVGTIAGCQVDKGIMQANCKIRLYRDDVLVTEDTVSSLKHYADDVKEVRAGSECGISLANYTDIKEGDILEAFVVNEVNKKLQ
- the rbfA gene encoding 30S ribosome-binding factor RbfA; the encoded protein is MKNYRIPRLQEELKKICNIALSQKLNDPKLVWVQITDVVLSKDLHYAKLYFSHYNNPASHNQIRELLIKSSGFIKKQIAGAQIMRTIPELSFYYDETEDRAAKVDSLLASLKDDFDDDDDEDQDIDLDDYLDDDDDFFGFDEDE